Proteins encoded together in one Micromonospora kangleipakensis window:
- a CDS encoding branched-chain amino acid ABC transporter permease: MAEGQGRVHPSQGERDHRQHHHGLEAGRRWLMIQFIQNLILGLLLGGVYALVAGGLTLIFGVMRVINIAHGAFLILAAFLTYTLWNGLGIDPLLASLVTTPVVGAIGWVTYKLMVAPIRTAPMASTVLLTFGLALVIEAALGTIWGNNSTSIRPGYADESFTVAGLFLPKAQVYGGLVAVLVLVTLGLVLTKTWLGRAIRAAAINPAGAELVGIKVAAVAALVFALGIAAAGAGGAIVGVLYPFVAGAHYQWIARLLAIVVLGGMGSLNGAILAAVMFGVAETLTAAYVSPSWATAVPYVIVFAVLLIRPQGLLGTRMREDAVPA, from the coding sequence GTGGCAGAAGGGCAAGGTCGAGTTCATCCTTCCCAAGGAGAGCGCGACCACCGACAACATCATCATGGGCTGGAAGCCGGGAGGCGCTGGCTGATGATCCAGTTCATCCAGAACCTGATCCTGGGCCTGCTCCTGGGCGGGGTTTACGCCCTCGTGGCGGGAGGCCTGACCCTGATCTTCGGGGTAATGCGAGTGATCAACATCGCCCACGGCGCGTTCCTGATCCTCGCAGCCTTCCTGACCTACACGTTGTGGAACGGGCTCGGTATCGACCCGCTGCTTGCCAGCCTCGTCACCACGCCGGTTGTCGGCGCCATCGGGTGGGTCACCTACAAGCTCATGGTGGCGCCCATCCGGACGGCGCCGATGGCGTCGACGGTGCTCCTCACCTTCGGCCTGGCCCTGGTCATCGAAGCGGCGCTGGGCACCATCTGGGGGAACAACTCCACCTCGATTCGTCCCGGCTACGCGGACGAGTCGTTCACCGTGGCAGGGCTGTTCCTGCCCAAGGCTCAGGTGTACGGCGGACTCGTGGCGGTGCTGGTTCTGGTGACGTTGGGTCTCGTGCTGACGAAGACCTGGCTCGGACGGGCGATCCGCGCCGCGGCCATCAACCCAGCCGGCGCCGAGCTGGTCGGGATCAAGGTGGCCGCGGTGGCGGCCCTCGTCTTCGCCCTCGGGATCGCCGCGGCGGGAGCGGGCGGAGCGATCGTCGGAGTGCTCTACCCGTTCGTCGCCGGCGCTCACTACCAGTGGATCGCGCGGCTGCTGGCGATCGTCGTGCTCGGTGGCATGGGAAGTCTGAACGGAGCGATCTTGGCAGCGGTGATGTTCGGTGTGGCGGAGACACTGACCGCGGCGTACGTCTCGCCCTCGTGGGCGACGGCCGTGCCCTACGTGATCGTCTTCGCCGTCCTGCTGATCCGTCCGCAAGGACTGCTCGGAACCCGGATGCGTGAGGATGCGGTGCCGGCGTGA
- a CDS encoding NAD(P)-binding protein: MLLLASLPPPQAASPSTRRLLSVTTAVTRRRLVAGIAILPPRSAIDCGFGESLVKSTTRCQAPSRTHFVANACTSRQRSRNVRGAVVGGRHGGGPQRSGGLAPEAAEVVVIGAGRNGLACAAYLARAGLDVAVLQAAAQLGGRLAPDDILALRAESPVDVARHNRHNVGGSCHGGEFVTPDGGVITGWPTYSTSVPGALPHRRHDSSRRLGLRTARAQMRLGPSCPSSASTRPR; encoded by the coding sequence GTGTTGCTGCTGGCCTCACTTCCACCGCCACAGGCAGCTAGTCCGAGCACCAGGAGACTGCTGAGCGTTACCACGGCCGTCACCCGACGGCGGTTGGTCGCCGGAATCGCCATTCTTCCTCCTCGGTCCGCAATCGATTGCGGTTTCGGTGAGAGTCTTGTGAAGAGCACCACACGCTGTCAAGCACCTTCACGGACCCATTTCGTTGCAAACGCTTGCACGTCTCGGCAACGTTCCCGCAACGTTCGAGGCGCTGTGGTAGGAGGTCGGCATGGTGGTGGGCCGCAGCGGAGCGGGGGCTTGGCGCCGGAGGCCGCCGAGGTCGTCGTCATCGGCGCAGGGCGCAACGGGCTCGCGTGCGCGGCCTACCTCGCGCGCGCCGGCCTCGACGTCGCCGTCCTCCAAGCAGCCGCCCAGCTCGGCGGGAGGCTCGCACCGGACGACATCCTGGCGCTCCGCGCGGAGTCGCCCGTCGACGTTGCGCGGCACAATCGCCACAACGTCGGCGGGTCCTGTCACGGCGGGGAGTTCGTCACCCCCGACGGAGGCGTCATCACAGGCTGGCCGACGTACAGCACGTCGGTGCCCGGGGCTCTTCCTCACCGGCGCCACGACTCATCCCGGCGGCTGGGTCTCCGGACGGCCCGGGCGCAAATGCGGCTCGGGCCGTCCTGTCCGAGCTCGGCATCGACCCGTCCACGGTGA
- a CDS encoding branched-chain amino acid ABC transporter ATP-binding protein/permease — MNKSLSLLTQPLWIGRLLVAVATVLLLAFPLLTDDSYHQNMVILSLVFAIGASGLNIITGFAGYVSLGQGAFIGLGGYTIGVLAARFESVSPWLWVPAAGLVAAAVAVVLGLVSLRSRGPSFVIITVAFLFLVQVIAINWVSLTNGTAGLTLPLPSWDRDIINWPFYYALIAILALQLLMTWWIRRTKLGMGLIAIREDETKAATIGINLPVEKMIAFVASTVFVGMAGAVYGYYLTFIDPRGMFSILISVQLVLSLLVGGKATLWGPVLGAFLIEPLNEIANNNFGGGNARLYLFGGLLVLVVIFLPKGILPAIESLLQRRRTAGKAGLVGARIGTGGSFASLTDRVQVVDRTEAEPRPLLEVRGLRKHFGGLKAVDGCSFAVPEGTITGLIGPNGSGKTTVFNLIDNTITADGGEIIFAGEHIEKLPSWERAHRGLGRTFQITRLFGEMTVLENVVAAQRTFSLSQLGRIAVSGKEAKAAEELLEFVGMRAFRDQKAHALSYGQQKLVELAQVLMLDPKLILLDEPAGGINPVLIERMAEMIRELNSYGKTFLIVEHNMPFVLALCDPIHVVSRGATMASGTPAQIQTDPAVIDAYLGDDFKLAHEVAN, encoded by the coding sequence GTGAACAAGTCACTCAGCCTTCTGACCCAGCCCCTCTGGATCGGGCGCCTGCTGGTGGCAGTCGCCACCGTCCTGCTGCTGGCGTTCCCGCTGCTCACCGATGACTCCTACCACCAGAACATGGTGATCCTGTCCCTGGTGTTCGCGATCGGCGCGAGCGGACTGAACATCATCACGGGCTTCGCCGGCTACGTCTCTCTCGGCCAAGGGGCCTTCATCGGCCTGGGCGGCTACACCATCGGCGTGCTCGCAGCCCGGTTCGAGTCGGTCTCCCCCTGGCTGTGGGTGCCGGCGGCGGGCCTCGTCGCCGCCGCCGTCGCCGTCGTGCTCGGTCTGGTCTCCCTGCGCTCGCGCGGACCATCGTTCGTCATCATCACGGTCGCGTTCCTGTTCCTGGTCCAGGTCATCGCGATCAACTGGGTGAGCCTGACCAACGGGACGGCCGGTCTGACCCTGCCGCTCCCGTCCTGGGACCGGGACATCATCAACTGGCCGTTCTACTACGCCCTCATCGCCATCCTGGCGCTGCAACTGCTGATGACGTGGTGGATCCGCCGGACCAAGCTCGGCATGGGGCTCATCGCGATCCGGGAAGACGAGACCAAGGCGGCGACGATCGGGATCAACCTGCCGGTCGAGAAGATGATCGCCTTCGTGGCGAGCACCGTCTTCGTCGGCATGGCCGGTGCCGTCTACGGCTACTACCTGACCTTCATCGATCCGCGCGGCATGTTCAGCATCCTGATCAGCGTGCAGCTCGTCCTGTCCCTGCTGGTCGGCGGGAAGGCAACGCTGTGGGGGCCGGTGCTCGGCGCGTTCCTGATCGAGCCCCTGAACGAGATCGCCAACAACAACTTCGGTGGCGGCAACGCGAGGCTGTACCTCTTCGGCGGTCTGCTCGTGCTCGTCGTGATCTTCCTGCCCAAGGGCATCCTGCCGGCCATCGAATCGCTGCTCCAGCGTCGTCGTACCGCCGGCAAGGCCGGACTGGTGGGAGCACGGATCGGCACCGGCGGAAGTTTCGCCTCGCTCACCGACCGGGTGCAGGTCGTGGACCGGACCGAGGCGGAGCCTCGGCCGCTCCTCGAGGTACGCGGGCTCCGGAAGCACTTCGGCGGTCTCAAGGCCGTGGACGGCTGCTCGTTCGCGGTGCCGGAGGGCACGATCACGGGCCTGATCGGGCCCAACGGGTCCGGCAAGACCACCGTCTTCAACCTGATCGACAACACGATCACGGCTGACGGCGGCGAGATCATCTTCGCCGGCGAGCACATCGAGAAGCTGCCCTCCTGGGAGCGCGCGCACCGAGGGCTGGGGCGCACGTTCCAGATCACCCGGCTGTTCGGCGAGATGACGGTGCTCGAAAATGTGGTGGCCGCGCAGCGAACCTTCTCGCTCTCGCAGCTGGGCCGCATCGCGGTGAGCGGCAAGGAGGCCAAGGCGGCCGAGGAGCTGCTGGAGTTCGTCGGGATGCGCGCGTTCCGTGACCAGAAGGCGCACGCCCTCTCCTACGGGCAGCAGAAGCTCGTCGAGCTCGCTCAGGTGCTCATGCTCGACCCGAAGCTCATCCTGCTCGACGAGCCGGCCGGCGGCATCAACCCGGTGCTGATCGAGCGGATGGCCGAGATGATCCGCGAGCTGAACTCTTACGGGAAGACCTTCCTGATCGTGGAGCACAACATGCCGTTCGTCCTCGCCCTGTGCGACCCGATCCATGTGGTGAGCCGTGGTGCGACCATGGCCAGTGGAACGCCCGCCCAGATCCAGACCGACCCAGCCGTGATCGACGCCTACCTGGGCGACGACTTCAAGCTGGCACACGAGGTGGCGAACTGA
- a CDS encoding amino acid ABC transporter substrate-binding protein yields the protein MAIPATNRRRVTAVVTLSSLLVLGLAACGGGSEASSNTDKPIKIGASLPLTGEFSQPGKAAKEGYEVWQKMINESGGLHGRKVELVIKDDASNQNTIVADYNALISQDKVDLLLGTFSSLLNLPASAVAERNQMLYVEPAGASPKIFSRGFKYVFFSQQATADKQGEVFANWIAGLPEDQRPKTAAYPTIDDPFAVPTVEGIKAILEKAGVQTVYEQTYAIDTKNFDTIVNAMKAKAPDLVVHGAVFEDGVGMTRAMRKADFTPHWLYQTSTPSNGDQYANAVGIQNTEGVMYAVSHAPQANTPGNKEFVAKYKEMFGGLPPEDAADAFAAGQVLKAAVEAVGNVKDQAAMADWLRKNSVETILGTLKWNADGSPIGQFLIGQWQKGKVEFILPKESATTDNIIMGWKPGGAG from the coding sequence ATGGCGATTCCGGCGACCAACCGCCGTCGGGTGACGGCCGTGGTAACGCTCAGCAGTCTCCTGGTGCTCGGACTAGCTGCCTGTGGCGGTGGAAGTGAGGCCAGCAGCAACACCGACAAGCCGATCAAGATAGGTGCGTCGCTCCCGCTGACCGGTGAGTTCTCCCAGCCAGGCAAGGCCGCCAAGGAGGGCTACGAGGTCTGGCAGAAGATGATCAACGAGAGCGGCGGTCTGCACGGCCGCAAGGTGGAGTTGGTCATCAAGGACGACGCGTCCAACCAGAACACCATCGTCGCGGACTACAACGCCCTGATCAGCCAGGACAAGGTCGACCTTCTGCTGGGGACGTTCTCCTCGCTGCTGAACCTCCCCGCGTCGGCCGTCGCCGAGCGCAACCAGATGCTCTACGTCGAGCCGGCCGGTGCCTCTCCGAAGATCTTCAGCCGCGGTTTCAAGTACGTCTTCTTCAGTCAGCAGGCGACCGCCGACAAGCAGGGCGAGGTGTTCGCTAACTGGATCGCCGGCCTGCCCGAGGACCAGCGCCCGAAGACGGCGGCATACCCGACCATCGACGACCCGTTCGCCGTGCCTACGGTCGAGGGCATCAAGGCGATCCTCGAGAAGGCCGGGGTCCAGACCGTGTACGAGCAGACGTACGCGATCGACACCAAGAACTTCGACACCATCGTGAACGCGATGAAGGCGAAGGCACCGGACCTGGTGGTGCACGGCGCGGTCTTCGAGGACGGGGTCGGCATGACCCGCGCGATGCGCAAGGCCGACTTCACACCCCACTGGCTGTACCAGACGAGCACCCCCTCGAACGGTGACCAGTACGCCAACGCTGTGGGTATCCAGAACACCGAGGGTGTCATGTATGCCGTGAGCCATGCTCCCCAGGCGAACACCCCCGGTAACAAGGAGTTCGTGGCGAAGTACAAGGAGATGTTCGGCGGTCTCCCGCCGGAGGACGCGGCCGACGCCTTCGCCGCGGGCCAGGTGCTCAAGGCAGCCGTCGAGGCGGTCGGCAACGTCAAGGACCAGGCCGCCATGGCGGACTGGCTTCGTAAGAACAGCGTCGAGACGATCCTCGGCACGCTCAAGTGGAACGCCGACGGCAGCCCGATCGGTCAGTTCCTGATCGGTCAGTGGCAGAAGGGCAAGGTCGAGTTCATCCTTCCCAAGGAGAGCGCGACCACCGACAACATCATCATGGGCTGGAAGCCGGGAGGCGCTGGCTGA